The following are from one region of the Candidatus Desulfofervidus auxilii genome:
- a CDS encoding tetratricopeptide repeat protein, with protein MKNKKRHIISIILIILIGIVIISMVDTLRVVKYEKLGLIEYKKGNYKQAIEYFSKAIEYNPNDASLYNNRGLAYYNLEEYNKAIADYTKAIEIKPNFADAYYNRGLAYFKKGSSYNVEPLKKAISDFTKAIELKPDFVDAYYNRALAYTEQIHYHHKYNTIPPKFPSEEMDYYNKALLDYYKVLDLDPSYILAYQGMGNLFYRHGDWDLATKAYNKALSHKDEILKKVGEEGLAGVYTSRGRNYLAAGKLEEAISDFTKAIELYKKGANKEVGLNKNITNALGHRTVAAWELGKWEDTIKYADETIKIKESNPKRYGKATFYYFTKGRCYYKLGKYDKAILNLKKALSESKYGIDAEARLWLGKVYKKKGDIKKAKEKIKEALELYNKKIKEADEYSIHKLYLKRGLCYLELDKYNKAISDFKETIKRRVFSDRPVNHTNYYLDAHKYIGIAYMKAGNKDKAKKYFKKTIELAKERGFEEVIKETEKLLSKLYKGR; from the coding sequence ATGAAGAATAAAAAAAGACACATAATAAGTATAATTTTAATAATCCTTATAGGGATTGTTATTATCTCTATGGTAGATACTTTGCGTGTAGTAAAATATGAAAAATTAGGTCTTATTGAATATAAAAAGGGAAATTACAAGCAGGCAATAGAGTATTTTTCAAAAGCAATAGAATATAATCCAAATGATGCATCTTTATATAACAATCGAGGATTAGCTTATTATAATTTAGAAGAATATAATAAGGCAATTGCTGATTATACAAAAGCTATAGAGATAAAACCAAATTTTGCAGATGCTTATTATAATCGGGGTTTAGCGTATTTTAAAAAAGGTTCCTCTTATAATGTTGAACCGCTTAAGAAGGCAATTTCTGATTTTACTAAAGCAATAGAATTAAAACCTGATTTTGTAGATGCTTATTATAATAGAGCATTAGCTTATACTGAACAAATTCATTACCATCATAAATATAACACTATACCTCCTAAATTTCCTTCTGAAGAAATGGATTATTATAATAAAGCCCTTTTAGATTATTATAAAGTTCTTGATTTAGATCCTTCTTATATTTTAGCTTATCAAGGAATGGGGAATTTATTTTATAGACATGGAGACTGGGATTTAGCAACCAAAGCATATAATAAGGCACTTAGTCATAAAGATGAGATATTAAAAAAAGTAGGAGAAGAGGGTTTAGCTGGTGTATATACTAGTAGAGGAAGAAACTATTTAGCTGCAGGGAAACTTGAAGAGGCAATTTCTGATTTTACTAAAGCAATTGAACTTTATAAAAAAGGAGCAAATAAAGAGGTAGGACTAAATAAAAATATTACTAATGCCCTTGGTCATAGAACAGTTGCAGCTTGGGAATTAGGGAAATGGGAAGATACTATTAAATATGCTGATGAAACAATAAAAATAAAAGAAAGTAATCCTAAAAGATATGGGAAGGCTACATTTTATTATTTTACTAAAGGAAGGTGCTATTATAAGCTTGGTAAGTATGATAAAGCAATTCTTAATCTTAAAAAGGCATTAAGTGAGTCAAAATATGGGATAGATGCAGAAGCAAGATTATGGTTAGGTAAAGTATATAAAAAGAAGGGTGATATAAAAAAGGCAAAAGAAAAAATAAAGGAGGCTTTAGAATTATATAACAAAAAAATTAAAGAAGCAGATGAATATAGCATTCATAAACTATATCTTAAAAGAGGATTATGCTATTTAGAGCTTGATAAATATAATAAGGCAATCTCTGACTTTAAAGAGACAATAAAAAGAAGGGTGTTTTCAGATAGACCAGTTAATCATACAAATTATTATTTAGATGCTCATAAATATATTGGTATTGCTTACATGAAAGCAGGGAATAAAGATAAAGCAAAAAAATATTTTAAAAAGACAATAGAATTAGCAAAAGAACGTGGATTTGAAGAAGTAATAAAAGAGACTGAAAAACTTTTATCTAAATTATATAAAGGGAGGTGA
- a CDS encoding flavodoxin domain-containing protein translates to MKTLLVYASRYGSTKLIGEWIVERLGFVAEIKDVKEAPAPSAYELIIIGSGVYNERVLPEINTYIDKYLDILEEKQVVLYAVCMDVEGVYLKGKIWGGWEYLLPLIKKFKNPPLHAGLLHGEINPAKLSQDDYQKLLWFYQKVLKQQIDKVPYKTMLNKQEAWTFAEKILWRLKGGNL, encoded by the coding sequence ATGAAGACATTGTTAGTTTATGCCAGTCGTTATGGTTCAACTAAATTGATCGGAGAATGGATTGTAGAAAGATTAGGTTTTGTAGCTGAAATAAAAGATGTTAAAGAAGCACCTGCACCATCTGCGTATGAGTTAATTATTATAGGTTCTGGTGTTTATAATGAAAGGGTCTTACCAGAAATCAATACCTATATTGATAAATATTTAGATATACTGGAAGAAAAACAAGTTGTACTTTATGCAGTATGTATGGATGTTGAGGGAGTATATTTAAAAGGCAAAATTTGGGGGGGATGGGAGTATCTACTTCCATTAATAAAGAAGTTTAAAAATCCGCCACTTCATGCTGGTCTTTTACACGGGGAAATTAATCCTGCTAAATTAAGCCAGGATGATTACCAAAAATTACTTTGGTTTTACCAGAAAGTTTTAAAACAACAGATAGATAAAGTGCCTTATAAAACAATGTTAAATAAACAAGAAGCTTGGACCTTTGCTGAAAAGATTTTATGGCGGTTAAAAGGAGGAAATTTATGA
- the hutW gene encoding heme anaerobic degradation radical SAM methyltransferase ChuW/HutW: MVEGILRGMDYGRELRDEKKILRRKELVSKAQKYFAKVTKDPLRLAFDRKITVHPFIKGLPLKPNEIQNTWQRLMYTLPSSLKRTAYFHIPFCETYCLYCGFYRYAYQEKEAEKYVEYLIQELKMAADMPYVSAAPIHAVYLGGGTPTALSAKLLFKLLYAIKRYLPLANDCEWTVEGRFYNFNEEKVKACLEAGVNRFSLGVQSFDTQVRQKMGRKLRKEEVIERLKYLKSIDQAVIVIDLIYGLPYQSIAIWEKDIQIWLDLELDGVDLYELIVYQGGALEKAVNAKRIAPPADLAKRAEMFALGKKILEKACCRRLSQTHWSYGYRERNAYNLLVKQPSVCLPFGCGAAGWMEGYFFYITDDLKHYYRSLDKSQKPLAIGIQYPSYWLLLKEIESGIEQNACPLSKLSQKYKIDLLKIFSPLLIQWEKAGLIYFEDGWLKLTPAGEFWHVNLCQFLFNWFQEIIEKEDKG, encoded by the coding sequence ATGGTAGAAGGAATATTAAGAGGTATGGATTATGGAAGGGAATTAAGAGATGAGAAAAAAATTTTAAGGAGGAAGGAATTGGTTTCAAAGGCACAAAAATATTTTGCTAAAGTTACAAAAGATCCTTTGCGTTTAGCTTTTGATAGAAAGATTACTGTTCATCCTTTTATAAAAGGATTACCATTAAAACCAAATGAAATTCAGAACACATGGCAGCGTTTGATGTATACCTTACCTTCATCTCTTAAACGTACAGCCTATTTTCATATTCCTTTTTGTGAAACATATTGTCTCTATTGTGGTTTTTACCGGTATGCCTATCAGGAAAAAGAAGCAGAAAAATATGTAGAATATCTTATTCAAGAATTAAAAATGGCTGCTGATATGCCTTATGTATCAGCAGCACCCATTCATGCTGTTTATTTAGGAGGTGGCACCCCCACTGCCCTTTCTGCTAAATTGCTTTTTAAATTATTATATGCCATTAAACGATATTTACCCTTGGCTAATGATTGTGAATGGACAGTAGAAGGGCGTTTTTATAATTTTAACGAAGAGAAAGTAAAAGCCTGTTTAGAGGCAGGTGTTAACCGTTTTTCTTTAGGTGTGCAAAGTTTTGATACACAGGTGCGTCAAAAAATGGGTCGGAAACTAAGGAAAGAAGAAGTTATAGAAAGACTGAAGTATTTGAAAAGCATTGACCAGGCTGTTATTGTTATTGATTTGATTTATGGCTTACCTTATCAGAGTATAGCAATTTGGGAGAAAGATATTCAAATTTGGCTTGATTTGGAATTAGATGGAGTAGATTTATATGAATTAATTGTTTATCAAGGTGGTGCATTAGAGAAAGCTGTAAATGCAAAACGTATAGCTCCTCCAGCGGATTTAGCAAAGCGAGCTGAGATGTTTGCTCTGGGGAAAAAGATTTTGGAAAAAGCCTGCTGTCGTCGTCTTTCACAAACACACTGGAGCTATGGATATCGAGAAAGAAATGCTTATAATCTTCTTGTTAAACAACCAAGTGTTTGTTTGCCTTTTGGATGCGGAGCTGCAGGGTGGATGGAAGGCTATTTCTTTTACATAACTGACGATCTCAAACATTATTATCGATCTTTAGATAAATCTCAGAAACCTTTAGCCATAGGAATACAGTATCCTTCTTATTGGTTATTGTTAAAGGAAATAGAAAGTGGAATAGAACAAAATGCTTGTCCTCTGAGTAAATTAAGTCAAAAGTATAAGATTGATCTATTAAAAATATTTTCTCCACTTTTGATTCAATGGGAAAAAGCTGGATTGATTTATTTTGAAGATGGTTGGTTGAAACTTACTCCGGCAGGTGAGTTTTGGCATGTTAATTTATGCCAATTTCTCTTTAATTGGTTTCAAGAAATAATAGAAAAGGAGGATAAAGGATGA